Genomic window (Salmo trutta unplaced genomic scaffold, fSalTru1.1, whole genome shotgun sequence):
ATTCAGAACAAGCCTTGTCTTTCAGGGCCGGTTCCCCGGACTCAGAACAAGCCTTGTCTTTCAGGGCTGGTTCCCTGGACTCAGAACAAGCCTTGTCTTTCAGGGCCGGTTCCCCGGACTCAGAACAAGCCTTGTATTTCAGGGCCGGTTCCCCGGATTCAGAACAAGCCTTGTATTTCAGGGACGGTTCCCCGGACACAGGACAAGCCTTATCTTGAACAAAAAATAACTTTTGATTAAGATTCTCCATTGAGCTGTCTTTTTAGTCTAGAACTAGGCTTAATTTGTGTCCCGGGAAGCCACCCGTCAGTATTTCTAAAATAAACCCTTCTTGTCCTCTGCTCCAGGGCTAAACAAAGAGTCCAGCTGGTGTTTGAAGGAGTGGACACCGTAGCGTCCATCTCTCTGAACGGAGTTGTTGTGGGAAAGACAGACAACATGTTCCGCAGATATGTAATGAAAAAAGTCTATTATTTATCATATGAACGTTGTTTATATTGCACATTGTGTAGTATGATTTCAAGGTGTGTCTAGTCATGTATGATCGTTTAGTTAAATTGTCAAATCTGTGCTGGGCCACTTGATAACGGGATTCCCTGATGTTCAAGGACTTCAGCGTAGGCCAGTTGTTAAGGGAAGGGCAGAACGTTGTGAAGGTGAGCCTCCTATCCCCCGTCGTGTACGCCTCAGAGAGGAGTCGGGATCACTCCTCGTACAGGGTGCCCCCCGACTGCCCTCCACCCGTCCAGAAGGGCGAATGTCACGTCAACTTTATCAGAAAGGTCAGTCGCTTCAACTCTTGGGAATTAACATCATCTTTTCAGTTAATAGTATTTATTGTGTGTTGACAGAAAACATTCAGTTtgttaacaatatatatatattttttttattttctttttacaGTTTAGTCAGTTTAATTTGATCTCCATCAACTCATGTCACTCTTGAAAGTGTCACTCTGTACCTCTTGGGaagaatgtatttatttaacttttatagAGCCCCACCGTTTTGTCGTCATAATACCCAtgaaacctagcggtcaaacagggaaatggttccaatagtttttttttCACCATGCATTTctccccataggggattttagaaacacttcaaattaagtgggaaagacagacagacacattttaaatgttttagaAACACATTCGGGCAGcagggtagccaagtggttagagcgttgggtcagtaaccagcaggtagcctagtggttagagcgttgggccagtaaccagcaggtagccaagtggttagagcgttggaccagtaaccagcaggtagcctagtggttagagcgttggaccagtaaccagcaggtagcctagtggttagagcgttggactagtaaccagcaggtagcctagtggttagagcgttgggtcagtaaccagcaggtagcctagtggttagagcgttgggccagtaaccagcaggtagccaagtggttagagcgttggaccagtaaccagcaggtagcctagtggttagagcgttggaccagtaaccagcaggtagcctagtggttagagcgttgggccagtaaccgaaaggttaacAGGAGTGTGTTTTTGCTTGTTTAAGCTTTTTCGTAGTGAAACTTAGCTTGGTAACGTTAAGCTAATTCACTAGCTAGCCTAGCACAGACAACGTTATCTTGTCTAGGTGACCCAGCTAGCTACATCACTAACCAACTTTAAAACGCCCTTCTCTGGACTGACATTTGCAATTTGTTTCTCATGAACTTGCTGCTTGCTTATTTCAATTGACCTACCTTGGTGTTTCACGTCCACATCATAACACAACGCTGGtttctagtggtgttgctgttcTTCTGCAGGCTCCATTTATCACGATGGACACATTATGATGGACATTATCCATGACATTATCCAGATAATGTAGCGGAACGCTCTAAAACAAGGAAAATAAACGTCTTCAGAAGGAAAGATTCAGGTTGAATCATTTCCAGTCGATCAGAGGGCAGATAGGCCTGTtcccactagttaccacagccacaaagactACAGTCTATATCCTAGAAATTCATTAAAAATAACATTTGGCATTTTGGttttcatttaaggttaggcataagctTAGCACTGTGGTTAAAAGTTTCAAATCACCATCCTCCAACATACAGATGCTAATGACATTGGAGTCATGATTGTGTGGCCCTTAGAAAATAACAGTAAATTATATTTGTGATCACCATTCACCCGTTGGATAACTCTCCTGTCTGCTGGTCTTTTACCCCACCAGGCTCAGAGTTCCTTCAGCTGGGACTGGGGGCCGTCATTTCCAACCATGGGGCTGTGGAAGGGTGTTCATCTGGAGGCCTTTGATGTGCTGCGCCTAATCCATCTCTCTACTGTACCAGTCTATAGtatgtctc
Coding sequences:
- the LOC115181142 gene encoding beta-mannosidase; protein product: MSAFRKRGSVLVVLYYVWSFHVLFGYNVSRQEQYDLSLNRKWTIQNSNGSLSLPADVPGCVHSALLKQGFIKDLYFRFNDVAYRWIALDNWTYTTTFSASTELRAKQRVQLVFEGVDTVASISLNGVVVGKTDNMFRRYDFSVGQLLREGQNVVKVSLLSPVVYASERSRDHSSYRVPPDCPPPVQKGECHVNFIRKAQSSFSWDWGPSFPTMGLWKGVHLEAFDVLRLIHLSTVPVYSMSPSLYCTSL